The Gemmata palustris genome includes a region encoding these proteins:
- a CDS encoding glycosyltransferase family 4 protein yields MADATAPPGRGGLIPAIRAKLNLLMYTRDFRGAFRASCRAASWLATGQFSRVFHKLRTPRHGLRPAGFFVPVRTGPPLYLAGHIHGHGGYDHVVLKALVGLTASDIHVFRDPRAFMNPKFVPDEAIPTERMYTFDEPRLAIIPPHLLFRFRPGARTAAWTMWETDALPHGSAKHLNKCGLLLIPSQWGVDCFRANGVTVPMEVVPLGYDPEVFSPRPANSGPDICTFGTAGALDEGGLRKNVQRVIDLFVKAFPNQTDVRLKVKITPRSPMVKTHGDPRIEVVHGSLTPHELADWYRSLTCYVNASYGEGFGLHLLEAMGCGVPLVSTTFSAVGEVFDSAVGYEVGYKLIEAKNKIYSGMWADPDNDHIIARMREVFADRATADRFGMAAAQRAPSFSWAEAIRKLRGALAKHGYLPAESHEIEAKRAAA; encoded by the coding sequence ATGGCAGACGCGACCGCCCCGCCCGGCCGCGGCGGGTTAATTCCCGCGATTCGGGCGAAGCTCAACCTGTTGATGTACACGCGGGACTTTCGCGGGGCGTTCCGTGCGTCGTGCCGCGCCGCGAGCTGGCTCGCCACCGGGCAGTTCAGTCGGGTCTTCCACAAGTTGCGCACCCCGCGCCACGGGCTGCGCCCGGCCGGGTTCTTCGTGCCGGTCCGCACCGGCCCGCCGCTGTACCTCGCGGGCCACATCCACGGCCACGGCGGGTACGACCACGTCGTACTGAAGGCGCTCGTCGGGCTGACCGCGTCGGACATTCACGTGTTCCGCGACCCGCGCGCGTTCATGAACCCGAAGTTCGTGCCGGACGAGGCGATCCCCACCGAGCGGATGTACACGTTCGACGAACCGCGGCTCGCGATCATCCCGCCGCACCTGCTGTTCCGGTTCCGCCCCGGCGCGCGCACCGCGGCCTGGACGATGTGGGAGACCGACGCGCTCCCGCACGGGTCCGCGAAGCACCTGAACAAGTGCGGCCTGCTCCTCATCCCGAGTCAGTGGGGCGTGGACTGCTTCCGCGCCAACGGCGTCACGGTGCCGATGGAAGTAGTGCCGCTGGGCTACGACCCCGAGGTGTTCTCCCCGCGCCCGGCCAACAGCGGACCGGACATCTGCACCTTCGGCACCGCAGGCGCGCTCGACGAGGGCGGGCTGCGCAAGAACGTCCAGCGCGTCATCGACCTCTTCGTGAAGGCGTTCCCGAACCAGACCGACGTGCGCCTCAAGGTGAAGATCACCCCGCGCTCGCCGATGGTGAAGACGCACGGCGACCCGCGCATCGAGGTCGTTCACGGCAGCCTCACGCCGCACGAACTGGCCGACTGGTACCGCTCGCTGACGTGCTACGTGAACGCCTCCTACGGCGAGGGGTTCGGGCTGCACCTGCTCGAAGCGATGGGGTGCGGCGTGCCGCTCGTGAGCACCACGTTCAGCGCGGTCGGCGAGGTCTTCGATTCGGCTGTGGGTTACGAGGTCGGCTACAAACTGATCGAAGCGAAGAACAAGATCTACTCCGGCATGTGGGCCGACCCGGACAACGACCACATCATCGCCCGGATGCGCGAGGTGTTCGCCGACCGCGCCACCGCCGACCGCTTCGGCATGGCGGCCGCACAGCGTGCGCCATCGTTCAGTTGGGCAGAAGCGATCCGCAAACTCCGCGGCGCACTCGCGAAACACGGCTACTTGCCGGCGGAATCGCACGAAATCGAAGCGAAACGCGCTGCCGCGTGA